The genomic window GCAGTCGTTGGTGACCTGGACATCGTGGATGAAATTTGCTTTGGTGAATTTGTGCTTGGACCTCCAGCCCTCCACCAGAGGGGTGAAATGAATCTAGTCGCCGACTTACTGGAATTATAAACAAAAACAAAATGATACACTAACACCAACGTAGTGCCAGGCTGGTAAATCGCACAGATGAGGACTCACTCAGGCCGCCGTGACTCTGCTGGCTCAGGCCATTTCCCTACCGCGCATGGCCGCAGTTGCCTGACTAGTCGCCTCCCAAGGCGCAGCTTCCTGTGAGCATCGTCAGACTGGACACCGAGTAAATCAATGTGCACCGAGAATCCATCCGCACTCCATGCGATTGCCGAACAGTATTTCAGCCAGCACCTAACTCGCAAGCTGCATCTTGGTTGCGGAAATAACATACTCCCGGATTGGCTCAACAGCGATGTGGTTCCGTGCAGCGACAATGTATTGCAGCTGAATGTCACCCAATGCTTTCCGTTTGCCGACGAATCGTTCGACTACATTTTCAGCGAGCATCTTATTGAACATATCACCTACGAGCAAGGATTGCACAAGCTCACACAATGTCACAGGCTTTTGAAGCCTGGAGGTAAGCTCCGCGTCTCGACGCCGAATCTGGAGTTCCTGATAAATTTGTTCAGACGCGACAGGACCAAGCGGGAGAATGATTACATCCGGTGGTCGATGCAAACCTTCTTCCCGAGGGTAGACATATCCGATCCAACCTTCGTATTGAACAACTTCGTAAGAAATTGGGGACACATCTTTGTCTACACGCCGCGAATTTTGGTTCATTCCCTGCAAACAGCTGGCTTTGCGAAAGTTTGCTCATGGCCATTGAACCAAAGCGGCGACACACACCTGCAAAACCTGGAAAATGAACAAAGACTGCCTCGCGGGTTTCTTGAACTTGAAACATTCACCTTGGAAGCAAGCAAGTAAGTTGCGCCCCAGACTGGATGCCGCCCAGAATCGACTCTCGAACATAGATTGGCTCCGGTTCATAGGGCCAGCGGGCGGCGAAAATAAGGTGGACGTGGTTATGCCGCTATCTGTCCGAAGGATCGGGGCCACTTCTGTCCCTCCTTCAATTTTAAAAAAAGTGCCTAAATAGTCTCCATGGACTGCCGAGGATGTAATTGTTTTTTGCAGTGTAGCAGTACTGCTTGCCACAGGATTTGATCCAGGGAAGCTTTGTGAAGCCTTGGTAGCCGTAGTCGAATCGGTTGCCTCGAGGCAGAAAGGCGATCGGATGGTCGAACAGGTCGGCACAGGGGAGGGTCAAGCCAGTCGGGTCGATCACACAGTGGCGCGAGCTGGCCTGACAAGGGATGCGGCGCGGATAGTCTGGAAAGTTGCCGAGCGCGCGAAAAAACGCAGGATCATCCTTAAGGACGAGGGCTTTGGGGCCGGTTTTCTCCCGTTCAAGCCAGCCGAGGAATTCCTGGAATTGCTCGGCGGTTGGCGTGTACTGCCTTCCGTTGTTCAGAAGCCGGTCATCGGCGTGGTGGGCAAAGGCCAGCGTGAAACTAACTTGAACGCCACAGTCGAAGGCCAGACGCAACACCTCGTCAAGTTGATTCGGTTCGATGGACCTGCTGTTGAGGATGGTATGGATCGTCACCCGTGGGCGCGTGGGTTCCATGCGTGCGAGGGTTTCCAACCCTTCCACCGCCTTGTCGAAGGTTCCGATGCCCCGCAACGCTTCATGTGACTGCCTGCCTCCGTCGATGCCTATCGCTATTGCACCTGCCAGTTTTCCGATCTTGACCCGTTGCGGCAGAAGAACGCCGTTGGTGTTCAAGACGGTCTTCATGCCTATGTTATTTGCCGAAGTGAGTAGCTGTTCCAGGTCTTCCCGAACGAGCGGTTCGCCTCCTGAATAGCCCCAAACCGTGGTTCCGTGTTTCCTGAAGTCCCGCTGCATATTGATGCAATCCGCAGTGGACATCTCATTTGCGGCGGGTAGTCTTTTCATGCAGCACATGTCACAGTCTAGATTGCACCGATATGTCACATGATGCGTGACCATGAATGGTGTCTTTAGCCCAAGAGCCATTGCAATCGGCGACATGATGCGCTTCACGGCTTGCACACCTTGCACGGGCGGTAGCCCGACTTCTCGGCCTCCTCGCGACTCTTGAACATAACAGTGCAGGCCTTGCAGTCGAAGAACCGGCAGGATTGGTGATGGAAGATGTGCGACTGGACGTTGCCGTGGTATACGCCCTGCTGCTGGGCGGGGGCGTTGTCGGGCACGATGAGCGCCCCGGCCAGGATGACCAGGGACAAGAGGGCGTGAAGGGCAGCTGGGCGGATCATGGGCATCGTCGGCTCCGGTGTCGGTCAACGTCTTGCGCTTATATGTCCGAGGTGGCGTGGGTAGCAAGGTGGAGAATCCCGAAGAATTCGGACCCTCACGGAGTCATCTCTCTTCGAGGCAGTTTTTCCCGAAGGCGGCCTCCAGAAGCATCTCAACATCGGCCTGTTCCTTCAGACTCTTGATCGCTTCGGGAGAAACCATGCAAACAAGCTTGGCGAATTCCTCTTTGCTCATATTGGCCTTCTTCCATGGCTTGGCCGAGTCGTATTGACGACGGCTGATACCGAGGATGGCCCAGGGCTTCTCAAGGAGAGTCTTTTCGGTGTCAGCTTTCATGTTGAATCGCCCTATGTGCCAAGCCCCGATGTGTCTTTTGGGCATGGCGGCCACCCTGATTGATCGCACGCATTTGTTCCTCAATCACGCTGACCTCGCGCTCAATCCTCACACGCTCTAGGTTCTACAGAGGAGCCATGAGCGCGTACCGCGAAGGTGAAAGGTTGTTCCGTCCCTGCTCCACCAATATCGTTTTCTGGCGAATGCTGTGCGGGGGAGCATTATAACATTTTCTCTTGTCGCTGAAATCTGGGTGGATGGAAAGGTAGGGGAACTGGAAGAGGTATGAAGGCAGCACTGTTGAAGGTGAAATTCGTGCTGGTAGAACCTGGACATCTGGGCAGGCTGCCCCCCGTAGAACCTTCCCTTCCCCTACCCGCCCTGCTACCCTGAAGGCATGTCAGAATACCTGTGGCTGCTGTCCGTAGCCGTTGCCCTCGCCATCGGCGCGGTTATTGCGTGGCTCGTCCTGGCCCGCCCCAGAGGGCGAGACTCTGTTCGCGTGGACTTCGATCACCACAAGGGCAGAGAGATGGGCGAACGCTTCATCAACAAGGAAAGATAGGCCCGCAAGTCATTGAGGCCTCAAGGCCACTCAATGCTCCTCGGAATGCCCCCGATGCGCTTCCCGGTTCTCCCGGTAGAGCCTCGCCAGCACCTTGTCCCTGACGATAAGCACGTTCTCCGCGTTGCGCTCCTCGGCCGCCTTGGTGAAGTTGAAACTACCTGTGATTGCCGTTTCCCCATCAAGGACCATCACCTTGTTGTGCGCGATGGCGTGGGCGGCGTCGATGGACACTGGGATGCCCGCATTCTTCAGGTAGGTGGCCCCGGTGTACTTCTCGCCGCGCTGGCTCTTGTCGAGGATCGCCTGAACCTTCACGCCTCGGTCGTGGGCCTTCTTCAGCGCCTCTGCGGGGCGGACGTGAAGCTGTAGGCTTGAACCAGAATCGTGGACTTGGCACTGCCGATGGTCAGCACGATGGCGTCCTGCCCCCCGCCACGAGGGGAGAAGTAGACCTGCGCCGGGGCGTCCTTCAGAACAAGGTCGGCGGCATGGACGGGGACGGTCAGAAAAAGGAACAGGAATAGGGCGGATGCAATGCGGTTCATGTCCATCGGTTACATTGAGAGAGAGCTGGGGGCAAGATGGAGGAGCCAGACAGCATTGCTAAAGTTGACCGATACGCCAAAGAGCAAGCTAGGCAAAAATAGACATTGAGTCGCTGACGGCAGGAATGGACAAGGGGAGGGCGAATGCCGCTCCCGCAATTCCAAGCCGTGTATTTATGGCCCACAGGATGGCCCATAGGAAAAATTTGCAAGAAAAAATGGGCCACGATTTTCACCGTAACCCATTGTTTTCTTTGGTCGGGGCGGCGAGATTTGAACTCACGGCCCCCTGCGCCCAAGGCAGGTGCGCTACCAGGCTGCGCTACGCCCCGACATGAACTCCCAACCCTAGTGGATTATGCGGGGCATGGCAAGCACGGCTCCGGCTGGCGGGTCAGCCCCCGGATTCGGCGTAGTTGGCCACGGACACCATGAAGTACCGCAGCGGCATGTCCTCCGAAGGTGAGAGCGGGGTGATGGTCACATTGAGCGTCGCCGCGTATCCGTCCATGCCCACTTCGGCGCAGATGGTCTGTCCGGGCCGGGGCGGCCAGCCATCCTGGCTGTTCCTGATCCTGCACCGTGTTCCTTCCAGCGGTTCCTGGCCTGCGCCCAGCATCCTGGCGATGAGGCGGTTGGCCGACAGGACGCGCAAGTCTTCGTCCAGCATGGCCAGCCCGTGCGGCCCGTGCGTGAACGCCTCTTTCCATTCGCGGTTGAGCTGCAATATCCGGCGCTTGAACTCCTCGTTTTCGGTCACGTCGATGATGAGCGAGTGCAGCACGTTGCGTCCGCCGTGCTTCATGAGCGACGTGCGCGTCTCCACGTCGCGGAGGTCTCCGTTGGCCAGCCTGTGCCGGAAACGGAACAGGGTTTTGTCGAGCGCGCGGGCTTCCCGCAGTTTCTCGGCCAGCTCATCGGGAGGCAGGACGTTGATGTCGCCGATGGTTTTGCTGCGGATTTCGTGGCTGGAGTACCCGTAAAAGGCGCAGGCAGCCGGGTTGGCGTCCAGGATGGCCCCGGACTCCGCGTCGATGAGCAGCTGGACCGTGCAATTGGTCATGAAGAGGTTCTTGTAGCGCGATTCCGAGTCACGCATGGCCAGCTCGGAGGCCTTGGCGTCGGTGATGTCCAGCCACGATCCGACGATCTCCCGGGGCTTGCCGTCCTCGTCGCGCACCAGGCGCAGGTCGTCGCGGATGAAGCGCCACCCGCCGTTGCCGTGGCGGAAACGGAACTCCTGCGTCAGGTGGCCCTGCTCGAAAAGAAGCGGCAAGCGCTCAAACAGGCGTTCCCTTTCGCCGGGATACAGGTTTGCGAACCAGTAGTCCGAAGAGCCGATGAAGGATTGCGGCGCGTGCCCGAACAGGCTCTGCATGTTGTCTGAAATGTACGTGGCTGCGTAGCCCCCGCCCGCTTCGCAGGAATAGAGCATGGCCGGGCCAGTGGCCAGCAGGTGTTCGAGCCGTTGGCGCACCAGGCGGAGCTCTTCCTCCACCTGCTTGCGCCCTGAGATGTCCAGGGCAACGTGGATCGCGCCCTTGATGCGTCCGTCGGAGGCGAGCACGGGGTTGCAGCGGGTGAGGAAAGCCCGTCCGTTGGGAGCGGTCACCTCACCCTCCAGGGATTCGCCAGTCTGCAAGACTGCGGGCATGAGGCAACCGTTGCAGGGCGCGTCCAGGCCGTGCGCGGCCTCGTAGCATGGCCTGCCAACGCAGGATGGCGCGTCGTTCAAGACGGAATCGGCGGATGCCGTGGAAAACCAGACCAAGCGCATGTCCTGGTCCACGCATTTCACGGTGAGGCCGGGCAGGCTTTTGAGGATGGCGTCCTTTTCCAGGAGCGCCTCGAACACGGCCTGCGCGTTCTGCGCTGCGGGGGCTTGGGCGGGACTGGCGGTTGCCAGGCCGGGGCTGCGGAACTGGAACAGCTCCACGGGGGCGGTCCCCAGGGCGTTGCACAGCTTTTCGATGCACTCGAAGGAGGGCGACACCAGCCCCCGCTCCATGCGGCTCAGGTGCCTGTCCGAAATCCCCACCCGCTGCGCGAGTTGCAGCTGCGTCAGGCCGCGGCCAAGCCGCAGGGTCCTGAGGCGTGCCCCAAAGTGCTTTTTCACGTCAGGCTCTCCCTCTGGCATTGAGTCAACGCTCCAAACGGCCCGGAAAGACGCCATCCTGATAGATCAATGTTGAAAACAATCCCACCAACACCCTCTTGGCTGACATTGCCGAGGTTTGCAACCTTCGCTTTTCATGCAGGGCAGCCTGGGATACATACGATTCATGCACGGACACCCACTGCTTTCGGCGCTTTTGGGCCAATTGGAATCCCTGGAGCGCTCCGCCAGGGAAATGCGCGTGCCGCTTCTGGCCGGGCAGGCCGAGGCCTTGCGTCAGTCCGTGCTGGGTGTGGTTGGGGAGCGCGCGGCCCTGGAGGACGCAGCCGCCGTGGCCATGGCCAAGACCAGGCGCCTGAAGCAGGCCTACGAGGAAAACCGCAGGCGCTACGAGAACACCCTGCGCGCCTTCGACCGTTTCCGTCAGGCCTTCGAGATTCTGGAATCCCTGCGCGCCCTCGATGATCTGGCCGACGTCCTGGAGGCGCTGCGCAAGTTGTTCCGGGTGGACTCCATGTTGCTGTTCATGGATGCCGACGATTACGGACAATATCTCCCCGAGGTGATCTCCTGCGTTCCCCAGGACGTTTTGCGCGCCATGGCCGAGCCGGTGCTGGCCGCCGGGGGCAGGAGCTACGTGGGGCCGGTGGCCGCCGCGCCGCGCGGCCTGCTGACTCCCGCCCAGGCCAAGCGTTTCGGCTCCTGTTTCGCCTATCCCCTGGAAGACCGCTTCCATGAGGGGCGCTGGGCCGGCCTGCTCCTGGTGCTGGACGCAAGCCCGGAGCGCTACAGCCCGGAGATGGCCACCGACTACATGGAGCACTTCAGCGACGCCCTGCGCAGCGCCGTGGTGGGCGCGGTGGACCGCCTCAAGGCCGAGGAACTGCGCGAGGACGTGGAGCGCATCACCCGGCACGACCTGAAGTCTCCGTTGACGGCCATCCTGACCCTGCCGCAGTTCCTGCTGGAGTCCGACAACCTCACGGAGCGCCAGCGGGAGATGCTGCGCATGATGCTGGAGTCCGGGCGGCGCATGCAGTCCATGATCACGCTGTCCTTGTCGCTCTACCGCATGGAGCAGGGCGTGTACGCCCTGGCCCCGGAGCCCCTGGACCTCGCGGCGCTGGTGCGGGCCATCTGGAACGAATCTGGCGGACCGTACCGCTCGGCGCACATGGAGCTTGAGCTTGTGGCCGACGAGGACCCTTTCCCGGCGCTTGGGGAGGAGCTCCTGTGCTACACCATGCTGGCCAACCTGATCAAAAACGCCCTGGAGGCGTCCAAGCCGGGCGAGGGAGTTACGGTGCGCCTGCGGCGCGAGCCGGGCCGGGTTGTGGTGGAGGTGCGAAACGGCAGGGACGTGCCCGAGGACATCCGGGCGAGTTTTTTCGAGAAGTACGCCACCTGCGGCAAGGCGGGCGGCACGGGGCTTGGTACGTACACCGCCCGGCTGATCGCCGAGGTGCACGGCGGGGACATCGCCCTGGAAACCGGCCAGGGCGAGGGCACCCTGGTCCGGGTGCGCCTGCCTATGCCCGCCTGAACAGGCGCGAAGTACGCACTACCTGCCGCCGGTCAGCACCGAATAGACTGGCGGCGCGAACCGCCTGAGAGCCCAGCCCATGGCGTAGGTGATAGCCACCGTGGCTACGCCCAGCAGCAGGGCGTAGCCCAGTTGCGAAGCCGACCCGGACCCCACCAGCCCCCTCGTCCAGGTGGCCAGATAGGACAGCACCGGCTCGTGCAGCAGGTAAACGAAGAAGATGGACGGCGCGAGCTTCAGCAGCATGCGGCTCTCGCCCAGCCGGAGAAGTCCCGACAGCTGCCAGACCGCCACGCTCCCGATCAGTATGCTCATGCGCCAGAGCGGAAAGCGCCACGCGGTCTCGATTCCCCCCACCTGGATGGTGGAGCTCAGCCCGATGAGCGCGGCCCAGGCCAGCAGCACCGGCAGGCGAAGACCCTGCCAACCGTCCAGGTCAGCCCGTTTCACGGCAAGCAGCCCGCCCAGGTAGAAGAAGAATGCTCCGCCGAAGTCTATGGGAATGCTCTCCTGCAGGATGAAGTTCCAGCACAGCCAGAAGCCGCACAGGCCAAGGTACGGCGCGCGCCGCAGCATGAACCCGAAGGCCGGGGCCAGCAGGAAGAACACGAACAGGTCCCGCAGGAACCACAGCGGATAGATGAGCGGCAGGCCGTTCAAGCCCAGAAGCAGGCTGAACACGCCGCGTTCGCGCAGGTATGTGGTGCCCCCGATGCCGGGAATGCCCCCGGCGATCGTCAGGTAGGCGATCCAGAAACCGTTCACCAGCAGGAAGGGCAGGAAGATGCTCCTGAAGCGCTTGAACGCCAGGCGCGGGTATTCTGCCAGGTTGCCGTCGTAGCGCAGGAAGAGCAGGTAGCCGGACATGGCGAAGTAGAGCGGCACGGCGGTCTGGAAGATGTGGCGGCAGAACACGTTGAAAAGGGCGTGTGCCAGGGGCGCTTCGGCGGCCATGTTGAACAGCACGCCCTTCTCCGAGTGGATGCCCACCACGCAGAGCATGAGCAGCGCGCGAAGCGCGGTCAGGCGGCGCGAGGTGGGGGCGTCGATCAGCGGGGTACTCATGAACGTCTGCGTCTTCTTGATGGAGGGCGCGGGGAGGCCGGACGGCGTCCCGGGCTGTCCCCTGAGGCGTTTATTTGGGAGCTTCGCCGCCCTCGGCCTGGGCTCCGGTCAGGCCGAAGCGGCGCTGGCGCGAGGCGTAGGCTTCAAGGGCGAGGTCCAGCTGGGCGTCGTCGAAGTCCGGCCAGGGCACGTCGGTGAAGTAGTACTCGGCGTAGGCGCTCTGCCAGAGCAGGTAGTTGCTGATGCGCACCTCGCCGCTGGTGCGGACCACTAGGTCGGGGTCGGGCTGGCCCGCCGTGAACAGCTCCGCGCTGAAGCGCTCCTCGGTGACGTCCTTGGCGGCCACCCCCTGCTCGATGAGCCGCTTGCAGGCCCGCAGGATCTCGCCGCGCCCCGAGTAGTTCAGCGCGAGGTTCAGCGTCATGGACGAGCACTTCTCGGTCTTTCGCATCACGTGCCCCAGCACCTGGCGCACCGCGAAGGGAAAATCCTCCAGCTCGCCAAGCACCCTCAGGCGGATGTCCTGGTCCATGAGGGACTTGAGCTCGTTGTTGAGAAAGCGCACCAGCAGGTCGAACAGGGTGCGGATTTCGTCCTGGGGGCGTCCCCAGTTCTCCTTGGAGAAGGTGTAGAGCGTCAGGTGGGCGATGCCCAGCTCCCGGCAGCGGGTGACCAAACGCTTGGCGGTCTCTGTTCCGGCCTTGTGGCCTTCGCTGCGGCCGAGTCCTCGCGCCTGGGCCCAACGGCCGTTGCCGTCCATGATGACGGCCAGATGGCGGGGGAGCGGGCGGGTTGTTTCTGGCATCTGGGTTTCCTGTCGGTCGTAAGAGCGTCGGCCCCCAGGGCGGAAGCGTCCAGGGGGCCAGAGATACATTGCAGGCGCGGTCACCACGCCCGCTGAGGGAGCAGCCTTCAATCCCCCCAGTTCCGGCAAGGGCTTCGCGGGGGAGTGCGCGCGTGCGGACTCATGCGCGAAGCCGACAGCCGGGTCCAGGGGGAGGCTTCTCCCCCTGGCCGCCGGAGGCGTCTTCGACTAGATTTCCATGATCTCTTTTTCTTTCTTGGCGAAGGTCTGGTCCATCTTGGCCACGAAGGCGTCGGTGGTCTTCTGGATGTCGGCTTCGCCCTTGCGCAGGTCATCCTCGGAGATGGCCTTGTCCTTCTGAAGCTTCTTGAGGGCGTCGTTGGCGTCGCGGCGGATGTTGCGCACGGCCACCTTGGCTTCCTCGGTGTACTTCTTGCCCACCTTCACCAGCTCCTTGCGGCGGTCCTCGGTGAGGGGCGGCAGGGCGATGCGGATGATCTTGCCGTCGTTGACCGGGGTGAGGCCCAGGTCAGACTTCAGGATGGCCTTCTCCACCAGTCCGAAGGCCGCGCGGTCCCAGGGCTGGATGGTGATGGTGCGGCTGTCCGGGGTGGACACGGAGGCGATCTGATCCACGGGAGTGGGCGTGCCGTAATAGTCCACCTTCAGGCCGTCCAGCAGGGAGATGGAGGCCCTGCCGGTGCGCAGGTGGGAGAATTCCTTTTCAAGGGCGGCCACGGCCTTTTCCATGCGGGTCTTGGCGTCAGCAAGCACGCTGTCCATGCTTCTCTCTCCTTATTCCACGATGGTCCGGGCGCGGTCGCCGGTGACCACCAGCTTCAAGTTGCCGGGAACGAACATGTTGAAGACCACGATGGGCATGTTGTTGTCCATGGCCAGGGACACGGCGGTGGTGTCCATGACCCGGAGCTGTTTCTCCAGCACTTCCATGTAGGTCAGCTTGTTGAACATCACGGCGTCATCATACTTCTTGGGGTCCTTGTCGTAAATGCCGTTGACCTTGGTTCCCTTGATGATGACCTGGCTTTTGAGCTCCATGGCGCGCAGCGCGGCGGCGGTGTCCGTGGTGAAGTAGGGGTTGCCGGTGCCTGCGGCGCAGATGACCACGCGTCCCTTTTCCAGATGGCGGATTGCGCGGCGGCGGATGTAGGGCTCGCAGACCTCCTGCATGGTGATGGCCGAGAGCACGCGGGTGGACAGGCCCATCTTCTCCAGGGCGTCCTGCACGGCCACGGCGTTCATGACGGTGGCCAGCATGCCCATGTAGTCGGCGCTGGCGCGGTCCATGCCCGAGGCCGAGGCGGACATGCCCCGGAAGATGTTGCCCCCGCCGATGACCATGGCCAGCTCCACGCCGAGCGAGGCGGCTTCCACGATCTCCTTGCAGAAGGCGATGACGGTGTCGGGGTCGATGCCGAATCCCTTGGGACCGGCCAGGGCCTCGCCCGAGAGTTTCAGAAGAACGCGCTTGAAACGAAGGTTTTCCATATGAATCAGGTCCTGGAAAGGTGGAGGCCGTAAACCTCCACACCCCCGCCAGGGCGCTGCCCTGGACCTGCCGGGGGAGATGTGTCGTGCGGATCGAAACGTGCGGCCCGGCCCGTGCGGATTGGTTCCGGGAGCCTGCCGCAGCAGGTCGGTAATACGGCACCGTGCCTGCGAAAGTTGTTCATGCTAAGCCGTGACGGGAACCGCCGTCAATTTCTTTGGAAATAAAGGCGCGAGGGGAACCCTGGCGGGGAGGTGCTCCCCTCGCGGCGGCGTCGTGGTCAGAAAAAAACGGGCCTTTCGGCCCGTTTTTTATTTTTAGGCTTCTTCGCCCAGCTGCATGCGGACGAAGCGGCCCACCTGGATGTTTTCACCCAGGGTGGCCACCAGGTCGTTCAGGAGGGTCTGGATGGTGAGCTTGTCGTCCTTGATGAACGCCTGCTCCATCAGACAGACTTCCTTGTAGAACTTCTTGATGCGGCCTTCGACGATCTTCTCGGCGATGTTGTCGGGCTTGCCTTCGGCCTTGGTCTGGGCCATGAAGATGGCCTTTTCCTTCTCCAGCACGTCGGCGGGAATGCCCTCAGGGGAGACGCACAGGGGGTTGGTCGCGGCGACCTGCATGGCCACGTTGCGCGCAAACTCCTGGAACTTGTCGCTGCGGGCGACGAAGTCGGTCTCGCACTTGATCTCCACCAGGACGGCGATCTTGCCGTTGGAGTGGATGTAGGAACCGATGACGCCTTCGGAGGTGGCGCGTCCGGCCTTCTTGGCGGCCTTGGAAAGACCCTTCTCGCGCAGCCAGGCAACGGCCTTCTCGCAGTCGCCGCCGCAGGCTTCCAGGGCTTTCTTGCAATCCATCATTCCGGCGCTGGTCTTGTCGCGCAGGTCCTTGACCGCGCTGGCGCTGATCTGAGCCATGATACTAAACCTCCTCGGTCCCGGCCGCTTCGGTCTCGACGGCGGCTTCGGGCTTCTCTTCGATCTTTTCCATTTCGGCCAGGTCGGCTTCGTCGCGAGCGCCAGCGCCCTGGTCCTTGCGGGCGGCTTCGCCCTCGAGGCAGGCGTCGGCCACGCAGGTCACGAAGAGCTTGATGGCGCGGATGGCGTCGTCGTTGCCGGGGATGATGTAGTCGATCACGTCGGGGTCGCAGTTGGTGTCCACAACGGCCACCACGGGGATGCCGAGCTTGCGGCATTCCTGCACGGCGATCTCTTCGCGCTTGGGGTCGATGATGAACGCGGCCGAGGGCACTCCGTCCATGTTCTTGATGCCGCCCAGGGTGGCGTTCAGCTTGGTGACTTCGCGGCCGTACATGGCCAGCT from Fundidesulfovibrio putealis DSM 16056 includes these protein-coding regions:
- the rpsB gene encoding 30S ribosomal protein S2, producing the protein MAYVTMKQLLETGVHFGHQTRRWNPKMRPFIFGARNGIHIIDLQQTVKLFQKAHDFLVDTVAKGGNIIFVGTKRQAQEAVKKEAERCGQYFVTHRWMGGMLTNFQTIRGSIDRLKKLESGFADGTITKRYHKKELAMYGREVTKLNATLGGIKNMDGVPSAAFIIDPKREEIAVQECRKLGIPVVAVVDTNCDPDVIDYIIPGNDDAIRAIKLFVTCVADACLEGEAARKDQGAGARDEADLAEMEKIEEKPEAAVETEAAGTEEV